The Nostoc sp. 'Lobaria pulmonaria (5183) cyanobiont' genome window below encodes:
- the rimM gene encoding ribosome maturation factor RimM (Essential for efficient processing of 16S rRNA), producing the protein MKHEEVNKEIASRGAEAQRSRGERGKSKKSNPQSPIPNPQSPLPLIPRGGPTFPNLDNWLEIGKIVSPQGLSGELKVYPVSDFPERFEMAGKRWLLRSGDTEPQPIELLTGRYISNKNLYVIKLAGVENCDQAEALRGCKLMVPVSDRPQLGEDEYHVLDLIGLEVFMQVSGELVGTVVDIIPAGNDLLEVKLDESFTTDKGQMTNDKKQKTVLIPFVEAIAPVVDLPSGRIEITPPPGLLEINN; encoded by the coding sequence ATGAAACACGAAGAAGTTAACAAAGAGATAGCGAGCAGAGGCGCAGAGGCGCAGAGGAGCAGAGGAGAAAGAGGAAAATCAAAAAAGTCCAATCCCCAATCCCCAATTCCCAATCCCCAATCCCCATTACCCCTTATCCCCAGAGGGGGCCCCACCTTCCCCAATCTCGACAATTGGCTAGAAATTGGTAAAATTGTTTCCCCTCAAGGATTGTCTGGAGAATTAAAGGTTTATCCTGTATCAGACTTCCCCGAAAGATTTGAGATGGCGGGAAAACGTTGGTTGTTGCGTTCAGGTGACACAGAACCGCAACCAATCGAATTATTGACAGGACGTTACATCAGTAACAAAAACTTGTATGTAATCAAATTAGCTGGTGTGGAAAATTGCGATCAAGCGGAGGCGTTGCGCGGTTGTAAGTTAATGGTGCCAGTAAGCGATCGCCCCCAATTAGGCGAAGATGAATATCATGTCCTCGATTTGATTGGCTTAGAAGTCTTCATGCAAGTATCTGGCGAACTCGTAGGTACGGTGGTAGACATCATCCCTGCTGGCAATGATTTGTTAGAAGTCAAGTTGGATGAATCATTTACTACTGACAAAGGACAAATGACAAATGACAAAAAGCAAAAGACTGTTTTGATTCCATTTGTGGAAGCGATCGCACCAGTGGTAGACTTGCCATCTGGTCGCATTGAAATTACACCACCGCCTGGGTTATTGGAAATTAATAATTAG
- a CDS encoding GTPase family protein, with product MVRLKPWQWVVLAIPIAFIIIFLLVAAGSQIHAWGINWIWGVFTVLFVGWRWLLVKWTQPAVNQVEAVLTQVREELESTAEDTVARPVGSDTTKLVEAALQEILQAAQSDRPIWEDWQTFWTRCQDLVVAIAHIYNPEIQYPLLNIYVPQAYGLIRGTVDDMDRWMQKLSPVLNQVTVGQAYQGYEVYRKLEPSARKFWKVWNWAQWILNPVAAVAKQASQGFSNQATQQLLGNLSQLFREAALRNLCRQAIALYGRSPVPATVVSTPTLPKAKTQTLREILTQAQPAKAVEQKPVNILLVGRTGSGKSSLINTLFQADLAAVDVLPSTDRIQNYQWQTQSGETLTLWDTPGYEQVNRADLRNLVLDYAINADLLLLATPALDPALQMDVDFLQDIKAEVADLPAIVIVTQVDRLRPIREWQPPYDWEWGDRPKEIAIREATEYRARLLGEFCNLVLPVVTSDSKTSRVAWGVEALSLGLVDAIAPTKQLRLARFLRNLEARIVAAAKIIDHYTFQMTTTQGLTTLLKSPVLQFISTLSTGSPALAYMLAEQIPVEQLPIVIGKLQMGYELFSLLNSNSLNFELLSLWPLLLENSASPDRNAWAFGHALVEYWTQNLTVKQLGQRFEYYLAIAK from the coding sequence ATGGTGCGATTAAAACCGTGGCAGTGGGTCGTCTTAGCAATCCCGATCGCGTTTATCATTATTTTCTTACTGGTAGCCGCAGGTTCACAAATTCATGCGTGGGGCATTAATTGGATTTGGGGTGTGTTCACCGTTTTATTCGTTGGTTGGCGTTGGCTGCTAGTCAAATGGACTCAACCAGCTGTTAACCAAGTAGAAGCTGTATTAACTCAAGTCCGTGAAGAACTGGAATCGACAGCAGAGGATACAGTAGCGCGACCTGTGGGAAGTGACACCACAAAGCTTGTAGAAGCCGCCCTTCAAGAAATTCTGCAAGCAGCACAAAGCGATCGCCCGATTTGGGAAGACTGGCAAACTTTTTGGACGCGATGTCAGGATTTAGTGGTAGCGATCGCTCATATCTACAATCCTGAGATTCAATATCCCCTGCTGAACATTTACGTCCCCCAAGCTTACGGGCTGATTCGGGGAACAGTGGATGATATGGATCGGTGGATGCAAAAGTTATCCCCTGTCCTCAATCAGGTAACAGTTGGACAAGCATACCAAGGATATGAAGTCTACCGAAAGTTGGAACCATCGGCTCGGAAATTCTGGAAAGTTTGGAACTGGGCACAATGGATCTTAAATCCGGTGGCGGCGGTGGCAAAACAAGCCAGTCAGGGTTTCAGTAACCAAGCAACTCAGCAATTATTGGGGAATTTGAGCCAGTTATTCCGGGAAGCTGCCCTGAGAAACTTATGCCGACAAGCGATCGCACTTTACGGACGTAGCCCAGTTCCAGCAACCGTAGTATCTACACCAACTTTACCCAAGGCAAAAACCCAAACACTCCGAGAAATCCTGACTCAAGCTCAACCAGCCAAGGCGGTTGAGCAAAAACCTGTAAATATTCTGCTGGTGGGGCGCACGGGATCGGGAAAAAGTAGCCTGATTAATACCCTATTTCAGGCGGATCTCGCAGCCGTTGATGTCTTACCCAGTACCGATCGCATTCAGAATTATCAATGGCAGACTCAAAGTGGGGAAACCCTAACGCTTTGGGATACACCTGGTTACGAACAAGTCAACCGTGCCGATCTCCGAAATCTGGTGCTTGATTATGCCATCAATGCAGATTTGCTGCTGTTAGCCACCCCTGCGCTCGATCCTGCCTTGCAAATGGATGTGGACTTTTTGCAAGACATCAAAGCAGAAGTTGCAGATTTACCTGCGATCGTAATTGTCACCCAAGTAGACCGGCTGCGTCCGATCCGCGAGTGGCAACCACCTTATGATTGGGAATGGGGCGATCGCCCCAAAGAAATTGCCATTCGCGAAGCCACTGAGTATCGCGCCAGACTGCTGGGAGAATTCTGTAATCTCGTTCTACCTGTGGTTACAAGTGACAGCAAAACAAGTCGGGTTGCTTGGGGAGTGGAGGCGCTATCGTTGGGATTAGTCGATGCGATCGCACCTACCAAGCAACTCCGTCTCGCCCGCTTTTTGCGTAATCTAGAAGCCCGCATCGTCGCCGCCGCTAAAATCATCGACCACTACACCTTCCAGATGACGACAACACAAGGATTGACGACATTGCTCAAAAGCCCCGTCCTTCAGTTTATTTCTACGCTCTCAACCGGATCTCCAGCTTTAGCATATATGCTGGCGGAGCAAATTCCCGTCGAACAGTTGCCGATTGTGATTGGCAAACTGCAAATGGGATATGAACTTTTCTCGCTCTTGAACTCCAACTCACTCAACTTTGAATTGCTATCCCTTTGGCCGCTACTGCTGGAAAACTCCGCTTCACCCGATCGCAACGCCTGGGCATTTGGTCACGCCCTAGTGGAGTACTGGACTCAAAATCTAACGGTTAAACAACTCGGGCAGCGATTTGAGTATTATCTAGCGATCGCCAAATAA
- a CDS encoding phosphoketolase family protein translates to MTLATTPQTKPLTDEELRKINAYWRAANYLSVGQIYLLDNPLLKEPLKLEHIKPRLLGHWGTTPGLNFIYAHLNRVIKKYDLNTIYIAGPGHGGPGLVANTYLEGTYTEYYHNISQDAEGIQKLFKQFSFPGGIPSHVAPETPGSIHEGGELGYALVHAYGAAFDNPDLIVAAVVGDGEAETGALATSWHSNKFLNPVHDGAVLPILHLNGYKIANPTVLARISREELESLFVGYGYKPYFVEGNDPADVHQQMAATLDIAIAEIQSIQREARVHGFTERPQWPMIVMKTPKGWTGPKEVDGKKTEGSWRSHQVPFGNIAKQPEHLKLLEDWMKSYKPEELFDSNGRLIPELKELAPKGHRRMGDNPHANGGILLCDLKIPDFQKYAVDVLKPGQAIAEATQVAGTFLRDIMQLNQERRNFRILGPDETVSNRLSSVLEVTDRDWVAQILPEDDHLSPDGRVMEILSETCCQGWLEGYLLTGRHGFFSCYEAFIHIIDSMFNQHAKWLKTTRHIPWRKPIASLNYLLTSHVWRQDHNGFSHQDPGFIDHVVNKKADIVRVYLPPDANTLLSVTDHCLRSRNYVNVIVAGKQPALQYLNMDAAIKHCTKGIGIWEWASNDQDGDPDVVMACAGDIPTLETLAAVDILRQHFPDLKVRVVNVVDLMTLQPKSEHPHGLSEKDFDTIFTTDKHIIFAFHGYPWLIHRLTYRHTNHDQMHVRGYKEEGTTTTPFDMVVLNELDRFHLVMDVIERVPKLGYRAAYVKQHLQDKLIEHKQYIDKYGDDMPEIRDWKWPY, encoded by the coding sequence ATGACATTAGCAACGACTCCACAGACAAAGCCTTTAACTGATGAAGAATTACGTAAGATAAACGCTTACTGGCGTGCAGCTAACTATCTTTCGGTTGGGCAGATATATCTACTCGACAATCCGCTATTAAAAGAACCCCTAAAGCTGGAACACATTAAACCAAGACTTTTGGGGCACTGGGGAACAACACCAGGACTGAACTTTATCTATGCTCACCTGAATCGGGTGATCAAAAAATATGACCTCAACACAATCTACATTGCTGGCCCCGGTCATGGAGGACCTGGACTGGTAGCCAATACCTATTTAGAAGGGACTTACACCGAGTATTATCACAACATCTCCCAGGATGCTGAAGGAATTCAGAAACTCTTCAAACAATTTTCTTTCCCCGGTGGTATTCCCAGCCACGTTGCACCGGAAACTCCTGGTTCGATCCACGAAGGCGGGGAATTAGGTTATGCCCTCGTTCACGCTTATGGTGCTGCCTTTGATAACCCTGATTTAATTGTTGCTGCTGTTGTCGGTGACGGCGAAGCCGAAACAGGTGCTTTAGCGACTAGCTGGCATTCTAACAAGTTTCTGAACCCCGTGCATGATGGGGCTGTACTGCCGATCCTCCACTTGAATGGATATAAAATTGCTAATCCAACTGTATTGGCACGGATTAGCCGTGAGGAATTAGAAAGTCTATTTGTCGGCTACGGTTACAAGCCATACTTTGTTGAAGGTAACGATCCCGCAGATGTCCACCAGCAGATGGCGGCGACTTTAGATATAGCGATCGCCGAAATTCAAAGCATCCAAAGGGAAGCCCGCGTACATGGTTTCACTGAACGTCCCCAGTGGCCGATGATTGTCATGAAAACCCCCAAAGGTTGGACAGGGCCCAAGGAAGTGGATGGCAAAAAAACTGAAGGTTCTTGGCGATCGCACCAGGTTCCTTTTGGAAACATCGCCAAACAGCCAGAACACCTGAAACTCCTAGAAGATTGGATGAAGAGTTACAAACCAGAAGAACTCTTCGACAGCAACGGTAGGCTGATTCCTGAATTAAAAGAACTAGCTCCTAAAGGTCATCGACGCATGGGTGACAATCCCCACGCTAACGGCGGTATCTTACTGTGTGACCTGAAGATACCCGACTTTCAAAAGTATGCCGTAGATGTTCTTAAACCAGGGCAAGCGATCGCTGAAGCTACCCAAGTTGCCGGAACTTTCCTCCGGGATATCATGCAACTTAACCAAGAAAGGCGCAACTTCCGCATCCTCGGCCCAGACGAAACAGTATCGAATCGCTTAAGTTCTGTCTTAGAAGTCACAGACCGGGATTGGGTAGCCCAGATCCTCCCCGAAGATGACCACCTTTCCCCCGACGGTCGGGTGATGGAAATTCTCAGCGAAACTTGTTGTCAAGGATGGTTAGAAGGCTACCTCCTCACAGGACGCCACGGCTTTTTCTCTTGCTACGAGGCGTTCATCCACATCATTGACTCCATGTTCAATCAGCACGCCAAATGGTTGAAAACGACCAGACATATTCCCTGGCGTAAACCGATTGCTTCCCTCAATTACCTACTCACCTCTCACGTTTGGCGGCAAGACCATAACGGCTTTTCTCACCAAGACCCCGGTTTTATTGACCATGTAGTTAACAAAAAAGCAGATATCGTTCGCGTGTATTTGCCGCCCGATGCCAACACTTTGCTATCAGTAACTGACCACTGCCTGAGAAGCCGCAACTATGTCAACGTCATCGTTGCTGGAAAGCAACCAGCATTGCAATATCTCAATATGGATGCTGCTATCAAGCACTGCACCAAAGGCATTGGCATTTGGGAATGGGCAAGCAACGATCAAGACGGCGATCCAGATGTAGTAATGGCTTGTGCTGGGGATATTCCCACCTTAGAAACCTTGGCGGCTGTGGACATTCTGCGCCAGCACTTCCCTGATTTAAAGGTGCGGGTGGTAAATGTAGTCGATTTAATGACACTACAGCCAAAAAGCGAACATCCCCACGGTTTGAGCGAAAAAGACTTTGACACGATTTTCACTACCGATAAACACATCATCTTTGCCTTTCATGGCTATCCCTGGTTGATTCATCGCTTAACCTATCGTCATACTAACCACGATCAGATGCATGTGCGCGGCTACAAGGAAGAGGGAACTACCACTACCCCCTTTGATATGGTTGTTCTTAACGAACTCGATCGCTTCCATTTAGTGATGGACGTAATTGAGCGCGTACCAAAATTGGGATATAGGGCAGCTTATGTCAAGCAGCATTTGCAAGATAAGCTGATTGAACACAAGCAATATATTGATAAGTACGGCGACGATATGCCGGAAATTCGCGATTGGAAGTGGCCCTATTAA
- a CDS encoding hybrid sensor histidine kinase/response regulator: MKNTLQTSISQEQNSDQSYSISSYNRLLSVVKDLACVRTIEEIIEIVRLAARDLTNADGVTFVLRDGECCHYVDENAIGPLWKGMRFPLKSCISGWAMLNKKAAVIEDIYQDARIPIEAYKVTFVKSLVMVPIRVSDPLGAIGAYWSTRHLATPQEIGMLEILTETTAVAIANVQLFQKLTSQNALKDKFIAMLAHELRNPVAPISNGVQLLKLKLGETGAVGETVLRMQHQIKHLSKLIDELLDVSSITYRKISLNLEKVNLVELVCQSLNDHAQAIKRWNLNVVQDLPNTPVWAYVDSTRFFQIFGNLLDNALKFSKPDGTIWVDFSVIPGENGSGSVAVLSVKDLGIGIDPTILPELFEPFTQADRSLDRSRSGLGLGLSVVKSLVELHGGNVEASSRGINLGAEFKVTLPICEEITALDNDMEITEAAKKSLKILVIEDNDDSAITLKAVLEHFGHEVSIANNGILGVETAKKLEPHVIICDIGLPEMDGFAVAQELSKDSKFTRSIMIALTGYGSQEDRELALQAGFKCHLTKPVDFEILTAEIDRYFDEVLSS; encoded by the coding sequence ATGAAAAATACATTACAAACCTCCATCTCTCAAGAACAGAATTCAGATCAGAGCTATAGCATTTCGTCTTACAACAGGCTGCTTTCGGTCGTGAAGGATTTAGCTTGTGTACGGACTATTGAGGAAATTATTGAGATTGTGCGTTTGGCGGCTCGCGATCTCACAAATGCTGATGGAGTAACTTTTGTATTGCGGGATGGTGAATGTTGCCACTATGTAGATGAAAACGCCATTGGGCCACTTTGGAAAGGTATGCGTTTTCCGCTCAAGTCTTGCATCTCCGGTTGGGCAATGCTCAATAAAAAAGCAGCCGTAATTGAGGACATTTACCAGGATGCACGAATTCCTATTGAGGCGTACAAGGTGACTTTTGTCAAAAGTTTAGTGATGGTTCCGATTCGGGTTTCCGATCCACTGGGTGCGATCGGAGCCTACTGGAGTACACGACACCTAGCCACGCCTCAAGAGATCGGAATGCTTGAGATTTTGACTGAAACTACGGCAGTTGCGATCGCTAACGTGCAACTTTTCCAGAAACTGACGAGCCAAAACGCCCTTAAAGACAAATTTATTGCGATGCTAGCTCACGAGCTAAGGAATCCTGTTGCCCCCATATCTAACGGCGTTCAGCTACTCAAGTTGAAGCTAGGCGAGACTGGCGCAGTTGGGGAAACAGTTTTAAGGATGCAACACCAGATTAAGCACCTCTCGAAATTAATCGATGAGTTACTTGACGTATCATCCATCACCTATCGGAAGATTTCATTAAACCTTGAGAAGGTTAATTTGGTGGAATTGGTTTGCCAGAGTCTCAATGACCATGCACAAGCAATAAAGAGATGGAATCTTAACGTAGTACAAGACCTGCCAAACACGCCTGTATGGGCTTATGTTGACTCCACTCGCTTCTTCCAAATCTTTGGGAACCTTCTTGATAACGCCTTAAAGTTTTCCAAGCCAGATGGGACGATCTGGGTAGATTTCTCAGTTATTCCAGGTGAAAATGGCTCAGGTAGTGTAGCGGTCTTATCTGTAAAAGACTTAGGCATCGGGATAGACCCGACAATATTACCAGAACTTTTCGAGCCGTTTACCCAGGCCGATCGCAGTTTAGATCGTTCGCGGAGCGGGCTAGGTTTGGGACTTTCGGTAGTAAAAAGTCTTGTGGAACTTCATGGTGGTAATGTTGAAGCCTCAAGTAGAGGGATCAATTTGGGAGCAGAATTCAAAGTCACTCTCCCTATATGCGAAGAGATTACAGCCTTGGACAACGATATGGAGATTACAGAGGCGGCTAAAAAATCGTTGAAGATTTTAGTCATTGAAGATAACGACGATTCAGCCATAACATTAAAAGCAGTGCTTGAGCATTTTGGGCATGAAGTTTCCATTGCCAATAATGGAATTTTAGGGGTAGAAACTGCAAAGAAACTTGAGCCTCATGTGATTATTTGTGACATCGGACTTCCCGAAATGGATGGGTTCGCCGTTGCACAGGAACTAAGCAAAGACTCCAAATTTACTCGCTCAATTATGATTGCGCTTACCGGCTACGGTAGCCAAGAGGATAGGGAGCTTGCGCTTCAGGCTGGTTTTAAATGCCACTTGACCAAGCCTGTAGACTTTGAAATACTTACGGCAGAAATTGATCGATACTTTGATGAAGTATTATCAAGTTGA
- a CDS encoding type II toxin-antitoxin system RelE/ParE family toxin, which translates to MSETHQKAFKWIGSALDDLKDFPEDVQDVMGYALDVAQHGGKHPDAKPLRGFRGGGVLEVVDDFDGDTYRAVYTVKFAGFVYLLHAFQKKSKHGIATSQQDIDLVKKRLKAAQEDYSEQAAKQKE; encoded by the coding sequence ATGAGCGAAACGCACCAAAAAGCTTTCAAATGGATTGGAAGCGCTTTAGATGACTTAAAGGATTTCCCTGAAGACGTACAAGACGTAATGGGTTACGCCCTTGATGTAGCACAACATGGGGGTAAGCATCCCGATGCAAAACCCCTGCGCGGTTTTAGAGGAGGCGGGGTTTTAGAGGTTGTAGATGATTTTGATGGAGATACATACCGAGCAGTGTACACTGTAAAATTTGCGGGGTTTGTCTACTTATTACACGCGTTTCAAAAGAAGTCAAAACATGGTATTGCTACATCACAACAAGATATAGATTTAGTAAAAAAGAGGTTAAAAGCCGCTCAGGAAGACTATTCGGAACAAGCTGCTAAACAAAAGGAGTAA
- a CDS encoding S-(hydroxymethyl)glutathione dehydrogenase/class III alcohol dehydrogenase, with protein sequence MEVKAAVAHSPGKPLTIETVQLSGPQAGEVLVEVKASGVCHTDAFTLSGDDPEGLFPAILGHEGAGVVVEVGAGVTSLKPGDRVIPLYTPECRQCEYCLSFKTNLCQAIRLTQGRGVMPDGTSRFSIDGQMIHHYMGTSTFANYTVLPEIALAKIREDAPFDKVCYIGCGVTTGIGAVINTAKVEPGANVVVFGLGGIGLNVIQGARMVGANMIVGVDINPNKRALAEKFGMTHFVNPQEVEGDLVPYLVDLTKGGADYSFECIGNVKLMRQALECCHKGWGVSVIIGVAGAGQEISTRPFQLVTGRVWKGSAFGGARGRTDVPKIVDWYMEGKINIDDLITHVMPIEQINHAFELMHKGESIRSVVTF encoded by the coding sequence TTGGAAGTTAAAGCAGCAGTAGCTCACAGCCCAGGTAAGCCGTTGACGATTGAAACCGTTCAACTATCGGGGCCACAAGCTGGTGAAGTGTTAGTTGAGGTGAAAGCAAGCGGAGTTTGTCATACCGACGCTTTTACCTTATCGGGTGACGATCCAGAAGGTTTATTTCCGGCTATTTTGGGACATGAAGGTGCTGGTGTGGTAGTGGAAGTAGGCGCTGGTGTCACCAGTCTCAAACCAGGCGATCGCGTGATTCCCCTCTACACTCCCGAATGTCGCCAGTGCGAATATTGTTTGAGTTTCAAAACTAATCTCTGTCAAGCCATTCGCCTAACTCAAGGACGCGGTGTTATGCCCGATGGCACTAGTCGCTTTAGTATCGATGGGCAGATGATTCATCATTACATGGGTACATCCACTTTTGCTAACTATACGGTGTTGCCGGAAATCGCTTTGGCAAAAATTCGGGAAGATGCCCCCTTTGATAAGGTTTGTTACATTGGCTGCGGTGTGACTACTGGTATTGGTGCAGTTATCAATACTGCCAAGGTAGAACCTGGGGCAAATGTCGTGGTTTTTGGTTTGGGTGGTATAGGCTTAAATGTCATCCAAGGAGCGCGGATGGTAGGGGCGAATATGATTGTTGGGGTAGATATTAATCCCAATAAACGCGCTTTGGCGGAAAAGTTTGGCATGACGCACTTTGTTAATCCCCAGGAAGTAGAGGGTGATTTAGTTCCCTATCTGGTTGATTTAACAAAAGGCGGTGCTGATTACAGCTTTGAATGTATTGGTAATGTAAAATTGATGCGTCAAGCATTAGAATGCTGCCATAAAGGTTGGGGTGTTAGCGTAATTATTGGTGTTGCTGGTGCTGGACAGGAAATCAGTACTCGTCCTTTTCAACTAGTAACTGGACGCGTTTGGAAAGGTTCGGCATTCGGTGGCGCTAGAGGGCGTACAGATGTGCCAAAAATTGTTGATTGGTATATGGAAGGTAAGATAAATATTGATGATTTAATTACCCATGTGATGCCCATTGAGCAAATTAATCATGCTTTTGAATTAATGCACAAAGGTGAATCAATTCGCAGTGTGGTAACTTTTTAG
- a CDS encoding GNAT family N-acetyltransferase, with protein sequence MNYAPPPAIKINLRPASFADLDLLRHWDEQPHVVNSDPNDDWGWEVELKRVPEWREQLIAEIDGRPIGFIQIIDPAHEDSHYWGDVTANLRAIDIWIGEETDLGKGYGTQMMRLALARCFADPQVTAILVDPLASNTRSHRFYERFGFKFIEYRRFGDDECFVYCLSRADWHGGRCRTGG encoded by the coding sequence ATGAACTATGCCCCGCCACCTGCGATAAAAATAAACCTCCGCCCTGCTAGCTTTGCTGATTTGGATTTATTGCGCCACTGGGATGAGCAACCTCATGTGGTTAACTCCGATCCTAACGATGACTGGGGCTGGGAAGTAGAACTTAAGCGCGTTCCCGAATGGAGAGAGCAATTGATTGCTGAAATTGATGGTCGTCCCATCGGATTTATTCAGATTATCGATCCAGCACATGAGGATAGCCATTACTGGGGTGATGTTACGGCGAATCTTCGTGCCATTGATATCTGGATTGGGGAAGAAACTGATTTGGGTAAAGGCTATGGAACACAAATGATGCGGCTTGCACTTGCTCGATGTTTTGCTGATCCGCAAGTGACGGCTATACTTGTTGATCCGCTAGCCAGTAATACCCGCTCTCACCGCTTCTATGAACGCTTTGGCTTCAAATTTATCGAGTATCGACGGTTTGGTGACGATGAGTGCTTTGTTTATTGCCTGAGTCGAGCAGATTGGCATGGTGGGCGTTGCAGAACAGGGGGATGA
- a CDS encoding valine--pyruvate transaminase, which produces MNPALTQIGAQMSNLTGVRAIMKDIIETLRAGAGQHFINLSAGNPLILPEVEQLWRDCTAQLLASPEYGEVVCRYGSSQGYAPFVEAIANDFNKRYGLNLTERNILITPGSQTLYFYAANTFGGYTPSGKLKQIVLPLSPDYTGYGGICLVPKALIAHKPTLDIDAAAHRFKYRPDFSQLSITENTGCILFSRPCNPTGNVLSDDEVKKIVALAAPYDLPVLIDSAYAPPFPALNFTDMTPVFGDNILHCMSLSKAGLPGERIGIAIGDEKWIEALECFQANMSLHSSRYGQAIAAYAINSGALVEISHTVIRPFYQNKFAVLETSLEQAMPKNLPWFLHRGEGAIFAWLWLQDLPISDWEFYQLVKQVGVIIVPGSSFFPGLEEEWAHKHQCFRISLTGSDEEIVTAMQRLAKVAEEAYKGAAVTA; this is translated from the coding sequence ATGAACCCTGCCCTAACTCAAATTGGCGCTCAAATGTCCAACCTGACTGGCGTCAGAGCAATCATGAAGGATATTATCGAGACATTACGAGCGGGTGCAGGGCAGCATTTTATTAATTTGAGTGCTGGTAATCCGTTGATTTTGCCAGAGGTAGAGCAATTATGGCGGGATTGTACTGCACAGCTTTTGGCTAGTCCAGAATATGGCGAGGTAGTTTGCCGTTATGGCTCAAGTCAGGGCTATGCACCATTTGTTGAAGCGATCGCCAATGACTTTAACAAACGCTACGGGTTAAACTTAACCGAACGCAATATCCTCATTACCCCCGGTAGTCAAACCCTCTACTTCTACGCTGCCAATACCTTCGGTGGCTATACCCCTAGCGGCAAATTAAAACAAATCGTTTTGCCCCTCAGCCCTGACTACACAGGTTACGGCGGTATCTGCTTAGTTCCAAAAGCCCTAATCGCCCACAAACCAACCCTTGATATCGATGCAGCTGCCCACCGATTTAAATATCGCCCTGACTTCAGCCAACTATCGATTACAGAAAACACAGGTTGTATCCTCTTCTCTCGCCCCTGTAATCCTACTGGTAACGTCCTCAGCGATGATGAGGTGAAAAAGATTGTTGCCCTGGCTGCGCCTTACGATCTACCCGTGTTAATTGACTCGGCTTATGCGCCTCCCTTCCCAGCATTAAATTTTACTGACATGACACCAGTGTTTGGTGATAATATTCTCCACTGTATGAGTTTATCGAAAGCCGGATTGCCAGGAGAAAGGATTGGTATTGCCATTGGGGATGAAAAGTGGATTGAGGCGCTGGAGTGTTTTCAGGCAAATATGAGTCTCCATTCTTCACGTTACGGCCAAGCGATCGCAGCTTATGCTATCAATTCTGGTGCTTTAGTGGAAATTTCTCACACTGTCATCCGTCCCTTTTATCAAAATAAATTTGCCGTTTTAGAAACTAGCCTAGAACAAGCGATGCCCAAAAATTTACCTTGGTTCCTCCATCGCGGTGAAGGAGCAATTTTTGCTTGGTTGTGGTTACAGGATCTACCCATCAGTGACTGGGAATTTTACCAGCTAGTTAAGCAAGTAGGTGTGATTATTGTCCCAGGAAGTAGCTTCTTCCCCGGTTTAGAGGAAGAGTGGGCGCACAAACACCAATGCTTCCGCATCAGCCTTACAGGCAGCGATGAGGAGATTGTCACTGCCATGCAACGTTTAGCAAAAGTCGCTGAAGAAGCTTATAAAGGTGCTGCGGTGACTGCCTAA
- a CDS encoding helix-turn-helix domain-containing protein, with the protein MTKENSVYTSSGNVFADLGLPNSEERLVKAELARKISEAITFRKLTQVQAAELLGIDQPKISALVRGRLSGFSIDRLFQFLNDLDNDVEIVIKRKPEDRKQARTTVVC; encoded by the coding sequence GTGACTAAAGAAAATAGCGTTTATACTAGCAGTGGAAATGTATTTGCTGACTTAGGCTTACCTAATTCTGAAGAAAGATTAGTGAAAGCTGAACTAGCACGCAAAATCAGTGAAGCAATCACTTTCCGTAAATTAACACAAGTCCAAGCTGCTGAACTTTTAGGAATTGATCAACCAAAAATTTCAGCATTGGTGAGAGGCAGACTTTCAGGCTTTTCAATTGATAGATTATTTCAATTTTTGAATGATTTAGATAATGATGTAGAGATTGTCATCAAACGAAAACCTGAAGACCGCAAGCAAGCTCGGACAACAGTTGTTTGCTAA